In the Ipomoea triloba cultivar NCNSP0323 chromosome 6, ASM357664v1 genome, one interval contains:
- the LOC116022204 gene encoding peptidyl-prolyl cis-trans isomerase CYP95 isoform X1, whose product MSKKKVLVFLDICIDGDPFERMVFELFTDVAPKTAENFRALCTGEKGTSPKTGAPLHYKGTFFHHILKGSMAQAGDLLREDGNFGESIYGGKFPDESPKLKHDSPGLLSMAIADRDIRGSLFMITFNALHHLDRKSVVFGKLVHGHEVLKKIENVGNEVGKPDVTVKIVNSGELHEGRRKGKHKKSSKERRRKRRRYYTSDSDSSTDSETESSESDSDSDSYISSSTDTSSSRDDRRRKRKRSKREKYRREKRRDRRRERRRKKRDKKLKRRPRSSSDSLSEGDSGSSSEEGDAKTHEPDGKQTNLGKIPDGNQSHHVEEREAVPVHQTKGEAMGSREREEDEFPKENGGHKNNDLMQNKSDKSPDRQPDVVDNSRSKSRSRSLSPKRTLNKSMSISPRSFSRNQSDSPRRSVSRSASVNASPRRVSDRSSSPVKRGNRSPTRSVSGSPATGKRGRSVSESPSPVTNFHKGRNRSPSPRRLNGSPPRTSSKKSWKSASRSPVRSSRIPSRSPVRSSRRSLSKSPVRSSRRSMSRSPVRSSRRSVSRSPVRSSRRSVSRSPVRSSRRSVSRSSGRVPSRKGPSRSPVRAPYRRSLRSHSRSPGSTGRRERSPISDRGRSSSKSPSVDGSPKRIRRGRGFSEQYSFVRRYRSRSPVRSYRYGRSDRDRYSSYRRSPRRYRSPPRGRTPPRYRNGRSRSRSISRSPIRYRGRRYSRSPIRSRSPTGRFRASPRAERRRSPRSRSRSRSISKSRSSSGSQTPRQRSKEKSTSRSRSPPAKGGLVSYGNGSPDSSRD is encoded by the exons ATGAGTAAGAAGAAAGTGCTGGTGTTCTTGGATATATGTATTGATGGTGATCCCTTTGAAAGGATGGTTTTTGAG CTTTTCACTGATGTTGCTCCAAAGACTGCAGAAAATTTCCGTGCACTTTGTACAG GGGAAAAAGGAACCAGCCCCAAGACTGGAGCACCGTTGCACTACAAAGGaacctttttccaccatatTTTAAAGGGATCCATGGCTCAA GCTGGAGACTTGCTCAGGGAAGATG GGAACTTtggagaaagtatatatggtgGGAAGTTCCCAG ATGAGTCACCAAAGCTGAAACATGATAGCCCTGGTCTTCTATCTATGGCGATTGCTGATCGTGATATACGTGGCTCTCTATTCATGATCACTTTTAATGCTCTTCATCATCTTGACAG GAAATCAGTTGTATTTGGCAAGCTTGTTCATGGCCATGAAGTCCTTAAGAAGATTGAAAATGTTGGAAATGAAGTGGGGAAGCCAGATGTTACTGTCAAGATAGTAAACTCTGGTGAATTACATGAAG GTCGACGTAAaggaaaacacaaaaaatcttCCAAGGAGAGAAGGAGAAAAAGGAGACGCTATTATACTTCAGACTCGGATAGTTCTACGGATTCCGAAACAGAGTCTTCTGAGTCTGATAGTGATTCTGACTCATACATATCTTCATCAACTGACACCAGTTCATCCAGGGATGACAGACGTAGGAAGAGGAAGAGATCTAAGAGGGAGAAGTATAGACGTGAAAAAAGAAGGGATAGGCGACGTGAAAGAAGGCGTAAGAAGCGTGATAAGAAGCTAAAGCGCAGACCAAGAAG TTCCTCAGATAGTCTTTCTGAAGGTGATAGCGGAAGCAGTTCTGAAGAAGGCGATGCTAAAACTCACGAACCAGATGGAAAGCAAACAAACCTGGGGAAGATACCTG ATGGAAATCAATCTCATCATGTTGAAGAAAGGGAAGCTGTACCTGTACACCAGACGAAAGGAGAGGCTATGGGATCCCGTGAAAGGGAAGAGGATGAATTCCCAAAAGAAAATGGTGGGCATAAAAACAATGATTTAATGCAGAATAAATCTGATAAGAGTCCAGATAGACAACCTGATGTGGTAGACAATAGCCGAAGCAAATCTAG GAGTAGAAGCCTGAGTCCTAAAAGGACGTTGAATAAGAGCATGAGCATTAGTCCAAGGAGTTTTAGCAGGAACCAAAGTGACAGCCCAAGACGCAGTGTAAGCAGGAGTGCAAGTGTCAATGCAAGCCCACGTCGTGTCTCAGATCGCAGTAGCAGCCCAGTGAAACGTGGAAACAGGAGTCCAACTAGAAGTGTCAGTGGAAGCCCTGCAACAGGCAAAAGAGGCAGAAGTGTTAGTGAGAGCCCTTCTCCCGTAACCAATTTCCATAAGGGCAGAAACCGAAGTCCTTCACCAAGAAGGCTTAATGGCAGCCCACCAAGAACCTCATCTAAGAAATCTTGGAAGTCAGCAAGTAGAAGTCCAGTTAGATCTTCTAGGATCCCAAGCAGAAGCCCTGTTAGGAGTTCTCGAAGGAGCCTGAGCAAAAGTCCTGTTAGATCTTCTCGAAGGAGCATGAGCAGAAGTCCTGTTAGATCTTCTCGAAGGAGTGTGAGCAGAAGCCCTGTTAGATCTTCTCGAAGGAGCGTGAGCAGAAGCCCTGTTAGATCATCTCGGAGGAGTGTGAGCAGAAGTTCAGGTAGGGTTCCTTCTAGAAAAGGTCCTAGTCGAAGCCCAGTTAGGGCACCTTACAGAAGGAGCCTTCGTAGCCATTCAAGAAGTCCCGGAAGTACAGGTCGTAGAGAGAGGTCACCAATATCTGATCGTGGTAGGAGCTCTTCCAAGAGTCCTTCTGTGGATGGATCTCCTAAACGCATAAGAAGGGGGAGAGGCTTCAGTGAGCAATACTCATTTGTTCGGAGATATAGGAGTCGATCACCTGTGAGATCATACCGCTATGGTCGCAGTGACCGTGATAG ATATTCAAGTTACAGAAGGTCACCAAGGCGCTACAGGAGCCCACCAAGAGGAAGAACACCTCCTAG ATACAGGAATGGGAGAAGCAGGTCTCGTAGTATATCACGTAGCCCAATACGTTACCGTGGCCGCCGTTATAGCCGGAGTCCTATTCGTAGTCGCTCTCCCACGGGGAGGTTCCGTGCTTCACCACGTGCTGAGAGACGAAGGTCCCCTAGGAGCAGGAGCAGGAGCAGGAGCATATCAAAATCAAGGTCATCTAGTGGATCGCAGACACCTAGGCAGAGAAGCAAGGAGAAGTCAACATCGCGCTCTAGGAGTCCCCCAGCAAAGGGTGGCTTGGTTTCATATGGAAATGGCTCTCCTGACTCAAGTAGAGATTAA
- the LOC116022204 gene encoding peptidyl-prolyl cis-trans isomerase CYP95 isoform X2: MGASMLLDICFLSYNDESPKLKHDSPGLLSMAIADRDIRGSLFMITFNALHHLDRKSVVFGKLVHGHEVLKKIENVGNEVGKPDVTVKIVNSGELHEGRRKGKHKKSSKERRRKRRRYYTSDSDSSTDSETESSESDSDSDSYISSSTDTSSSRDDRRRKRKRSKREKYRREKRRDRRRERRRKKRDKKLKRRPRSSSDSLSEGDSGSSSEEGDAKTHEPDGKQTNLGKIPDGNQSHHVEEREAVPVHQTKGEAMGSREREEDEFPKENGGHKNNDLMQNKSDKSPDRQPDVVDNSRSKSRSRSLSPKRTLNKSMSISPRSFSRNQSDSPRRSVSRSASVNASPRRVSDRSSSPVKRGNRSPTRSVSGSPATGKRGRSVSESPSPVTNFHKGRNRSPSPRRLNGSPPRTSSKKSWKSASRSPVRSSRIPSRSPVRSSRRSLSKSPVRSSRRSMSRSPVRSSRRSVSRSPVRSSRRSVSRSPVRSSRRSVSRSSGRVPSRKGPSRSPVRAPYRRSLRSHSRSPGSTGRRERSPISDRGRSSSKSPSVDGSPKRIRRGRGFSEQYSFVRRYRSRSPVRSYRYGRSDRDRYSSYRRSPRRYRSPPRGRTPPRYRNGRSRSRSISRSPIRYRGRRYSRSPIRSRSPTGRFRASPRAERRRSPRSRSRSRSISKSRSSSGSQTPRQRSKEKSTSRSRSPPAKGGLVSYGNGSPDSSRD; the protein is encoded by the exons ATGGGAGCTTCAATGCTATTGGACATTTGTTTCCTCTCTTATAATG ATGAGTCACCAAAGCTGAAACATGATAGCCCTGGTCTTCTATCTATGGCGATTGCTGATCGTGATATACGTGGCTCTCTATTCATGATCACTTTTAATGCTCTTCATCATCTTGACAG GAAATCAGTTGTATTTGGCAAGCTTGTTCATGGCCATGAAGTCCTTAAGAAGATTGAAAATGTTGGAAATGAAGTGGGGAAGCCAGATGTTACTGTCAAGATAGTAAACTCTGGTGAATTACATGAAG GTCGACGTAAaggaaaacacaaaaaatcttCCAAGGAGAGAAGGAGAAAAAGGAGACGCTATTATACTTCAGACTCGGATAGTTCTACGGATTCCGAAACAGAGTCTTCTGAGTCTGATAGTGATTCTGACTCATACATATCTTCATCAACTGACACCAGTTCATCCAGGGATGACAGACGTAGGAAGAGGAAGAGATCTAAGAGGGAGAAGTATAGACGTGAAAAAAGAAGGGATAGGCGACGTGAAAGAAGGCGTAAGAAGCGTGATAAGAAGCTAAAGCGCAGACCAAGAAG TTCCTCAGATAGTCTTTCTGAAGGTGATAGCGGAAGCAGTTCTGAAGAAGGCGATGCTAAAACTCACGAACCAGATGGAAAGCAAACAAACCTGGGGAAGATACCTG ATGGAAATCAATCTCATCATGTTGAAGAAAGGGAAGCTGTACCTGTACACCAGACGAAAGGAGAGGCTATGGGATCCCGTGAAAGGGAAGAGGATGAATTCCCAAAAGAAAATGGTGGGCATAAAAACAATGATTTAATGCAGAATAAATCTGATAAGAGTCCAGATAGACAACCTGATGTGGTAGACAATAGCCGAAGCAAATCTAG GAGTAGAAGCCTGAGTCCTAAAAGGACGTTGAATAAGAGCATGAGCATTAGTCCAAGGAGTTTTAGCAGGAACCAAAGTGACAGCCCAAGACGCAGTGTAAGCAGGAGTGCAAGTGTCAATGCAAGCCCACGTCGTGTCTCAGATCGCAGTAGCAGCCCAGTGAAACGTGGAAACAGGAGTCCAACTAGAAGTGTCAGTGGAAGCCCTGCAACAGGCAAAAGAGGCAGAAGTGTTAGTGAGAGCCCTTCTCCCGTAACCAATTTCCATAAGGGCAGAAACCGAAGTCCTTCACCAAGAAGGCTTAATGGCAGCCCACCAAGAACCTCATCTAAGAAATCTTGGAAGTCAGCAAGTAGAAGTCCAGTTAGATCTTCTAGGATCCCAAGCAGAAGCCCTGTTAGGAGTTCTCGAAGGAGCCTGAGCAAAAGTCCTGTTAGATCTTCTCGAAGGAGCATGAGCAGAAGTCCTGTTAGATCTTCTCGAAGGAGTGTGAGCAGAAGCCCTGTTAGATCTTCTCGAAGGAGCGTGAGCAGAAGCCCTGTTAGATCATCTCGGAGGAGTGTGAGCAGAAGTTCAGGTAGGGTTCCTTCTAGAAAAGGTCCTAGTCGAAGCCCAGTTAGGGCACCTTACAGAAGGAGCCTTCGTAGCCATTCAAGAAGTCCCGGAAGTACAGGTCGTAGAGAGAGGTCACCAATATCTGATCGTGGTAGGAGCTCTTCCAAGAGTCCTTCTGTGGATGGATCTCCTAAACGCATAAGAAGGGGGAGAGGCTTCAGTGAGCAATACTCATTTGTTCGGAGATATAGGAGTCGATCACCTGTGAGATCATACCGCTATGGTCGCAGTGACCGTGATAG ATATTCAAGTTACAGAAGGTCACCAAGGCGCTACAGGAGCCCACCAAGAGGAAGAACACCTCCTAG ATACAGGAATGGGAGAAGCAGGTCTCGTAGTATATCACGTAGCCCAATACGTTACCGTGGCCGCCGTTATAGCCGGAGTCCTATTCGTAGTCGCTCTCCCACGGGGAGGTTCCGTGCTTCACCACGTGCTGAGAGACGAAGGTCCCCTAGGAGCAGGAGCAGGAGCAGGAGCATATCAAAATCAAGGTCATCTAGTGGATCGCAGACACCTAGGCAGAGAAGCAAGGAGAAGTCAACATCGCGCTCTAGGAGTCCCCCAGCAAAGGGTGGCTTGGTTTCATATGGAAATGGCTCTCCTGACTCAAGTAGAGATTAA
- the LOC116022204 gene encoding peptidyl-prolyl cis-trans isomerase CYP95 isoform X3, translated as MAIADRDIRGSLFMITFNALHHLDRKSVVFGKLVHGHEVLKKIENVGNEVGKPDVTVKIVNSGELHEGRRKGKHKKSSKERRRKRRRYYTSDSDSSTDSETESSESDSDSDSYISSSTDTSSSRDDRRRKRKRSKREKYRREKRRDRRRERRRKKRDKKLKRRPRSSSDSLSEGDSGSSSEEGDAKTHEPDGKQTNLGKIPDGNQSHHVEEREAVPVHQTKGEAMGSREREEDEFPKENGGHKNNDLMQNKSDKSPDRQPDVVDNSRSKSRSRSLSPKRTLNKSMSISPRSFSRNQSDSPRRSVSRSASVNASPRRVSDRSSSPVKRGNRSPTRSVSGSPATGKRGRSVSESPSPVTNFHKGRNRSPSPRRLNGSPPRTSSKKSWKSASRSPVRSSRIPSRSPVRSSRRSLSKSPVRSSRRSMSRSPVRSSRRSVSRSPVRSSRRSVSRSPVRSSRRSVSRSSGRVPSRKGPSRSPVRAPYRRSLRSHSRSPGSTGRRERSPISDRGRSSSKSPSVDGSPKRIRRGRGFSEQYSFVRRYRSRSPVRSYRYGRSDRDRYSSYRRSPRRYRSPPRGRTPPRYRNGRSRSRSISRSPIRYRGRRYSRSPIRSRSPTGRFRASPRAERRRSPRSRSRSRSISKSRSSSGSQTPRQRSKEKSTSRSRSPPAKGGLVSYGNGSPDSSRD; from the exons ATGGCGATTGCTGATCGTGATATACGTGGCTCTCTATTCATGATCACTTTTAATGCTCTTCATCATCTTGACAG GAAATCAGTTGTATTTGGCAAGCTTGTTCATGGCCATGAAGTCCTTAAGAAGATTGAAAATGTTGGAAATGAAGTGGGGAAGCCAGATGTTACTGTCAAGATAGTAAACTCTGGTGAATTACATGAAG GTCGACGTAAaggaaaacacaaaaaatcttCCAAGGAGAGAAGGAGAAAAAGGAGACGCTATTATACTTCAGACTCGGATAGTTCTACGGATTCCGAAACAGAGTCTTCTGAGTCTGATAGTGATTCTGACTCATACATATCTTCATCAACTGACACCAGTTCATCCAGGGATGACAGACGTAGGAAGAGGAAGAGATCTAAGAGGGAGAAGTATAGACGTGAAAAAAGAAGGGATAGGCGACGTGAAAGAAGGCGTAAGAAGCGTGATAAGAAGCTAAAGCGCAGACCAAGAAG TTCCTCAGATAGTCTTTCTGAAGGTGATAGCGGAAGCAGTTCTGAAGAAGGCGATGCTAAAACTCACGAACCAGATGGAAAGCAAACAAACCTGGGGAAGATACCTG ATGGAAATCAATCTCATCATGTTGAAGAAAGGGAAGCTGTACCTGTACACCAGACGAAAGGAGAGGCTATGGGATCCCGTGAAAGGGAAGAGGATGAATTCCCAAAAGAAAATGGTGGGCATAAAAACAATGATTTAATGCAGAATAAATCTGATAAGAGTCCAGATAGACAACCTGATGTGGTAGACAATAGCCGAAGCAAATCTAG GAGTAGAAGCCTGAGTCCTAAAAGGACGTTGAATAAGAGCATGAGCATTAGTCCAAGGAGTTTTAGCAGGAACCAAAGTGACAGCCCAAGACGCAGTGTAAGCAGGAGTGCAAGTGTCAATGCAAGCCCACGTCGTGTCTCAGATCGCAGTAGCAGCCCAGTGAAACGTGGAAACAGGAGTCCAACTAGAAGTGTCAGTGGAAGCCCTGCAACAGGCAAAAGAGGCAGAAGTGTTAGTGAGAGCCCTTCTCCCGTAACCAATTTCCATAAGGGCAGAAACCGAAGTCCTTCACCAAGAAGGCTTAATGGCAGCCCACCAAGAACCTCATCTAAGAAATCTTGGAAGTCAGCAAGTAGAAGTCCAGTTAGATCTTCTAGGATCCCAAGCAGAAGCCCTGTTAGGAGTTCTCGAAGGAGCCTGAGCAAAAGTCCTGTTAGATCTTCTCGAAGGAGCATGAGCAGAAGTCCTGTTAGATCTTCTCGAAGGAGTGTGAGCAGAAGCCCTGTTAGATCTTCTCGAAGGAGCGTGAGCAGAAGCCCTGTTAGATCATCTCGGAGGAGTGTGAGCAGAAGTTCAGGTAGGGTTCCTTCTAGAAAAGGTCCTAGTCGAAGCCCAGTTAGGGCACCTTACAGAAGGAGCCTTCGTAGCCATTCAAGAAGTCCCGGAAGTACAGGTCGTAGAGAGAGGTCACCAATATCTGATCGTGGTAGGAGCTCTTCCAAGAGTCCTTCTGTGGATGGATCTCCTAAACGCATAAGAAGGGGGAGAGGCTTCAGTGAGCAATACTCATTTGTTCGGAGATATAGGAGTCGATCACCTGTGAGATCATACCGCTATGGTCGCAGTGACCGTGATAG ATATTCAAGTTACAGAAGGTCACCAAGGCGCTACAGGAGCCCACCAAGAGGAAGAACACCTCCTAG ATACAGGAATGGGAGAAGCAGGTCTCGTAGTATATCACGTAGCCCAATACGTTACCGTGGCCGCCGTTATAGCCGGAGTCCTATTCGTAGTCGCTCTCCCACGGGGAGGTTCCGTGCTTCACCACGTGCTGAGAGACGAAGGTCCCCTAGGAGCAGGAGCAGGAGCAGGAGCATATCAAAATCAAGGTCATCTAGTGGATCGCAGACACCTAGGCAGAGAAGCAAGGAGAAGTCAACATCGCGCTCTAGGAGTCCCCCAGCAAAGGGTGGCTTGGTTTCATATGGAAATGGCTCTCCTGACTCAAGTAGAGATTAA